The sequence CAGCTGGGGAAAGCAAGTTGCGGGAATGAAGACTTAAGATGCCAACagcaaatagcagcagcagcaaaagtcaCCTGGTATTTGGGAGCACTGGGAATCCCACAGGACATCACACCGAATCACCAGCAACTCCTCTGTCCCCACGGTCAGGCATGAGAAGAAACAGCCATGGCACCTTCATCCAAGGGACCActtggagcagggctgcaggaaagaaaaagcagcagcagctcaagaacacagaaaacaaggagggaggaagatctttaaagaaaaatatgaggGAAATAGGGCAGAATGAACTGCACAGCGCAGCAGGGGAAAGGGACCTTTAGGTACAACAGAGGAGATTGCTAGAAAGTGCCTTCCTAGCTGGATTGGAACGACAGCTCAGAAAGCTATTGGGAGAATTACAAAAACTATTTGTCTTAGAAACCCACATGTTGTGCCTGTGAGGAAGACAGGGAGGTTTGATCTTCAAGGCAGCACATTAACTTCACAATCATATTTCCCTGTAATTTGAGTCTAATCTACACTAAAGGAGTTTCAGGTTAGAGATTTTGGCAAACCTAACACACACGCACTCTATGGCAGCAAGAACAGGCTTTATCAGTAGAGCCAACACCAATTCAGCAAGTAAAATAAGCTATATCAGCAAGAAACACTTTTGTAGTGGTGTAAAATAAGCTACACCATTGATTTTAGAAATATTCATAAAAGTGGACCATTCACCTCTAGTGAAAATCTGTCCTGCAGAACCAGGAAGAACAGAGAGAATGGAGGATTAATTGCACTGCACCCTCAACAACTCCACCATCAACCTCTGGTTAAACAGCAGTGCACCACAAGATAGAGGTCAAGACCAGAGAATCCTAAAGACAAATCCATGAACAAAATGAGCCACAACCACATTAAACAGTTCACAGAGTCACTCCAAGCAATCCAATTTacctcctcttttctctccatgCTCAGGGTATGTGGGGACACTTGAGGGCTACAATCCAGGAGCACTAACTCTTTGGGAACTGCTAACCTAAATTCACATCTGCAAGATATTTAGGCCCAAGATAAAGCACGGCTCCGTAGAAGAGCTTGCCATTGCACATCTAGAAACTGCCAGTTGATTTCTTGGAGCTTATTCTGTTGAGCCAGATCTTTAGAGACTAGAGGACCCAGAGAAGGCACTACCGGGCACCTCCGCACAGGCCACGAGAGGATCCCATGGATGTGCTAGCAAAGTAGTTTTGGGTCTTTCATGTCTGGAAAGGACTAAAACCAGGCCAAGACACACATCGCAAATAGCGTGATTGCATTAAACTCGCTTCTTTGGAAAACCTATCTCTAGGTATCTCAGATCATCAGAGCAAAGTCCCAGAACTCATTATACCTGGATGGCTCCTAAGATGGCTTTGACAGATGTTTTTTCTTCACCCAAACTTTTAGCCCTTTCCTTTCCAGGGAGAGGAGAACGAGAATGCATCTTAGCACTGGGGCCAAAAGCAGCTCCACCCTTCGGTCTATTTTCCAAGCCATACAGAAGCTCAGGGAGTTTGTGGGCATTACAGACCAGGTCAGACCTTCGCCATTGCTGGCTCAATGGCCCTGGTGCCCCTGTGTCCTTTGAGCTATTCCTCTACAATATTACAAGCAAGACCATGGTGCTCTTACTTAGCCTTTGGATTTTCCCCTGGCCCTGGTGGAGGCAGAGCCCGAGTAGGAGACCAGGCAATTAATCCCTGCTCAGTCCTATCTTCCTTAAGATTGTGGGCTTCCTCATTGATGTTCTCCACTCCCCAACATACCTCATGTCAGCGCGGTTTCCAGATGGCAATCCAGCAAGTCAGGTCACccgggccatggctgctggcccatccccatctccacacAGGCAGAGGAGTCACAGCAGATAAGAGGCAGCATTTAGCAAAAAGCCCAGTTCCCTGTTATTGAGGCAAGGAGAGCGAACCCGTCAGGACTGGAGGCGTTCTTCAATGAGGGGAAGGACCTCGGCGCCCCAAGGCAAAGCGAAGGAAGAGGCAAGCGGCTCACAGCACAAAGCCCCTTCTCTCAGCACTACGGGACAAGGCAAAGAActgcttcggggggggggggggtctgttaGCACAAATTAAGTctccccaggcagagctgtcGATGTGAGGTCTTTGTGGGGCCATGCAGTCAACGGCCCAGGGCCTGCTCACATACAAGGGTCTTGCTGTGAATTATGGCCTGCTTCCTAAAACTGGAATATCACATCTCCCAGGAATGTTATAGTGGCTAGCATCACATATATGTCCCAGGCGCTGATTCTGGTTcacatattttaaatttacaaCTGAAAATAGGTTAGTGTTACTGTACAGACAAATCCAGCTAATTCTCCCAAATTCAGCATTGCTACCAAATAAAAGCCTCATTGAGGGAATAAACATGGCCACACACGCACACTAAAGGCAGCTCAGTCTTGCAGGAAGAGACAAGTTTATCCTCCACCGTCCCCAAGCACAGCTACCCTTTCCAGCAGAGGGCTGAGCTCCCACCTTTTCCTATGGGAAATCTCTGTAAAATGGGAACACCTGCCTGCAAAACACCATGCCGAAACTTCCAGCTCACCTGTGGGGAGGAAAAACCCACACTGCTTGCactgctctcctggctgaatTAGGCTCTTCCCCGGCTCCTCGTGCTGCCTGTCTGTGCTGAGGCTGCAACGGGACACTTGCATGCTTTGTGTGCAACATTGAGAAGCAGAAAATTGTaaacaggtttaaaaacaaacaaacaaaaaccccacaaaacaagCCAGGTTTCCCTCCCAAgccagggctgcctgctgcagtcCCAAGCCTTTATGAGAGACAGCGTGGTACTGACTGCGGAGTAGCCGAGAGCTCCAGGAGGAAAAAGCTTTGCCAAACAGGGTTATCTTGGAGATCCTTTTCTGACTTCCTCATCTGCAGTAAGTATTTATCTTCGATATACAACTTAATCTGCCCAAACTACTATGATACCAGCCTGTCTTGGCATGGGCACTAGTGAGTAAGCTTTGCAAGATGTAGGAGAGAAGTGCCAAGTTTAAAAAACAGGTACTTTGATACCAGCTTatctaaggaaaataaataactgtACTGTTTGCCAAGCTACATTCATTTAGGAAATGTTCCATCACACAACTGTTTCTGTTACTTCTTTATGCTGCCATTTCTTaagctgatttatttttctcAGGGACCCTGTATTAGTGTGGAGAGCATATATTTTGCCTTGTTGGTAATGCAAGACACAGAGGCGAGTATGAAACCTGCTAACTGCTCACAATCTGTTACACACTTGTGAAGGCTCCCGGATCAGCCCCTATCAATGCTTGCATCAAAGCTGCCCTTTGCTCGCCACCTCCTCACTCAGCACAGCTCATTCCTATCGCTAACATTGGCTTTTTCCTGTGCATCAGGCGAATGTGTCATCCTTTCCCCGGGGTGCAGGAATTAAAACAGGAGGAGCTTCGAGCTGCACAGCCCCTGCAGACGGTCCCCTCCGCGGCAGCCGGGTTGCTGGCAAGGGGCATGGCCCAGGGAGGCTGCAGCGACGCACCAGAcccctgccagccccgctgctATTGGGTCTTGGAAGTGCTGCTGCGTTTTGGCTTCTGCTCCTTAGAGGATTGTTAATCCCCCCAATCTGGTTCCTCTTCCCTGGCAAGCACCCTACCTGCCATCGAAGACCACACGGTGACGTTTTGAAGGGTCCTGTGCAGACGCAAACGTGCTGCTCCCCGCGAGCGCTCACCTCCGTCCCTGCCcaagaaaaactgcaaatgtcCAGCAGAGCTGCGGCACAAACGCctttgcagagaagcagcaaagaggaACTTAACTCCTTGGATGCAAAGTCTACTCCAAAAGAAATTAACTACCTGGATGATACAGAGAAGCTGACAGAGGTCTCTGAGATCCCACCATGACAGCCACGCTGGCAAAGTATGAGGAAAGCAGCTTTTAGTTTCCATTTATAAAACAAAGCACAGGCTGATAAGATCAGTTACCAAAGCTATATAACTTTAACAACCTTTGCTAATTTTTCAAGCAATGACTCAAGAGTGTCGTGGTTGTGTTGAAAAACAGGCAGAGTgtgaaaaaatgagaaacattGGAAGTGTCTGGAAATAATCTTTCAAAAAATAAGGTCAAGAAGTATTAGGGATAAACTTCACATCTCAGAGCTCTAATGGGATGGAATAAACAagatgcaaagaagaaaagcaacagcTGAGGTGACTAGCTTAACATATATGCGCTGAGAAGACCACTGAGACCGAGCCTGAAGGAGATgtgcacatttctttctttagcagcagctttagagaagaaaataaggtTCTGTCTCTTCCCTTACCAAAGGTAGATGATTCAAAGGAGGACTGGCATACGGCATAAAAATCCCAGCACAGTCAGAATGGTGGCAGCACCCCACAATAGCTAGCTATTTTGCACCTTGGAAATTGTATTTCATGCAATTGTAAAATGAGTGTAGAAGTGTCCCAACCATTGTGAAAGGGAACTTCAACTCCTCAGCATTTTCCTGATGGAGATTCAATCTCCTCAACAGCTCTGTTGAAAATTAAATGCCATGAGGGCACAGTATAAACAGCCCCACAGTTTGAGGACCAGCTGGTGAACTGccaaggggagggggggaagcgtGAATGGAGATAGGAAGTGCTACCTTCAGACCATGAACGGAGATAAGGGAGCTAACTTTCAAACTCAAGTATTACCACATGTGATACTGACCTGAAAACACAATAAACAACATCTGAAAACATCAGGAGAGGCCACAGAAACAGCTCTGAGATCTAGAAAtatgaactgaaaacaaaataggaTTCAACCAGAAAAACAGGAGGAACAGAAGTCAGAAACGGCAGACAGAGACAGCATCTACAGACTGCAGAAAAGCCACTGTTGTGGCTCAGCTCCTCTAAGCCAGTCATTCTATACCCGTAAGAAAGcgcatttaatttaaaaagcttcCAAGCTAGAGAAATAACTAAAGGCTTGAACGATATTGAGGATATATAATATTCACTTTTCCCGGTTCTTCAACTCCTTCCCATGAACCATGCTGGAGGCAGGACATGGAACTACAGCCCCCCTTGGTCTGAGCATGGCCATCCTTCTGGGTCATGTCCGGCTACTCTTGAGCTCCTCATCTGCCCCCAAACACCCCAAGTTCCTCTACATTCCCATTCCTGAGAGGGTGGCCGTGCTGCTGGCTATAAAGAAGCTAAGAAAATAAGCCTAACAAGAAAGTTGAATGGGAGAAGCTCCCACGCAGGACAGCACCTGCTCAACCACACTAGCCAGGGCCTTGCAGCAGAGCTGACTGCACACCCTGACGTCACTGTACCAACCAACGGTTCCCATAGCTACACGGGAAGATAAAATTAGCTCAAAGAACCTTCTCTCGCTCCATtatttaacaaacaaacaaagatgcACTTAAGAGTAAAATGCAGGCAGGGACCCAGTTTAGCTGCTGCCTAAGCTCATCAGGCCTGTAACTGGGGATGGCCACCTGGAAAACCAGGGTCCAGCTCCTGAGCCCCACCACTGTGCTGCTGTAAACGGGACAGAGCCAGCCAGCCATGCTAGTCACAAGAGAACTCTGCCCAGCGGCACAGCGTGTCCAGGCTGCGCTCCCCTGGGATGCTTCTTGTATCAGGTGCTGTACAGCCACTGCCAGGTTTCCCTGCCTCTCCACTACTCAGTCCAGAGCGCTGAGGAGCACAGAGGCCTTCAGCAGTGTCCGCTGGCCAGGCAGGACACAGGCCGGCTGCGCAGAGCCGTGCCCATGCTGCGGTCCCCACTGCTCCCATCACCACTGGATTTTCGCTGCCTGGGGAACCCCACCCCCCAGCCACGGAAGCAAAGAGCTGTGCCAGTCCTGCAGACCAGGGcaaggcaagaaaggaaaacccGTGCCCCACCAGAATGATGGCCTAGAGCACAAGTAAATAAACCAGGGGTTTATTAATGATACTGTACAAAAGGCACAGTGGCAGGAGAGAACAGACTACTCCAACATGCGGTTTGTCTCCAGTACGGTCTGCAAGATCTCATCCACCTGATCCGACTCAAAGTTAATCTCCTGGAGCTCCAAGTGGGGGAGGACCAATGAGAGAAGCCAACTCACATTCATACGCAGGTTCTTAAGTTTCTCCATAACTCTGTGggcaaaagaaaagccaagagACGAGTCAGTGGCATAAGCCTGGATCCGATACCTCCTGTCACACACTCAGCTGCTGTCCTCCTTCCTACCAGGAGTACCATGTGCCCCAGGGGGTTCCCTGCTCCACCCCGCTCGTCTCCACTACAGACCTGACACTGTGCGAGTGATTCAGCAAGAACATGTCACAGTGTAGGATAGACCAGAATAGACAAAGCACCTTTTTTGTATGGTGTTTTTGAAGCCTGATCAATTACTTGGATTCATCTGTTGATTCCACCCCCTCACAACAGCAAGATCTTCAGTTATAATCCAGTCACCAGGGTGATGGATACCAGGGTAGCGGTGTCCTATGGAAATGGCAGCCCACAGTTACTCCTGACCTCTCCCCCACTTGAGAGCCAACATGGACAGCCAACCCAAGTTCTGACCTCTTCACGTCTCCTCTCTCCGGACCCCTGCAGGAAACTTGTGCCTCCCTGAGCACCTCTAAGTGCATCTCTGTCGCCTTGAGTCTCTCCATCAGCTCAGCCTTCTCCTCTATGGACCTTTCCAGCTTTGCCTTCAGCTCCTGCACTTCAGCTTGGCGGTAACCCATATGTTTCTTGCTCCAGTACAAGCCTTCAGTCTCCTGAGCTCTGAGCACTGCCAGTTCCTGCTGGCTTTTCAAGAACTCTGTTTTCAGATAACACTTCTCATGCTCTATTTCCTCCACCTGAAATGGGAGAGGAAGGTACATGCACAGGAATGACaccaaacagcaaaataaaaagagcTTTGCCAGGCCTGAAGGAGAAATGAAGAGTCAGCAGATAAAGAAAGAAGCCTACTACCTTCTTTATGGAAACATCTCTCTTGCTCAACCCACTTTGACCAGCCCTCTCCAGTACCTTCCTAATCTGCTGGGATGCACAGCCACAAATTAGTTACCTTGCACCGGAGCAAATCCCGCTCTGCTGAAATAGTCTTCAGTTCCACAGAGATATTCTCCATTGCTCTTCTCATGTCCTCCTGCTCCGTTATATCCTCCTGCTCCCCTGTGTTCAAAACTTGTAATTCTCCTCCTCTGTCTCCAGTCCTGAGGCATGGGGCCTTCCCCATCTTTGGCCTGTCAAGTCTCTCCTTCCAGTCAAAAGGGAAGAGCTGAATAGGAGCTTCATCACCTGCAGCAGCCTTTGAAACACCAACCACTGCCACAAAGGGTCTCTTGTCCATGTCCTTTGTGCTCCTGTACGTGTTCACACAAACGCTCAAGTCTGCAGCCTGTCTTTCTGCTATTAAGTTTGGCATTTGGTCTTCCAACTCTTCCTGGACCATGCCAGTCTCCTTATGATCTCCTGCTGAGCTACTGGGCGATGCTGGAGTCTCCTCCCTGAGGCAGCATCCATCCCAGCGCAACGCACTGTTAGCATGGCTGGTGCTGCTGAGGGTGCCCGGCAGCCCTTTGAGCAGATAGGTGTGCAAGCTGCCACCTACATTTGTCTCCTGTTTTATGCACACAAGGTCTTCCCTGTTTCGGTAAGGTACTGCAAAACTCTTctgaaggggaaaaggagggaggCTGGGACAAGTCAGATCTGGGGGTGAAACCTCCATCTGCTCCTCATGCTTTTCCAGTAGCTCTTTTACGGTCAAGCTGGGCTTgctataaaaagagagagaggcggGGTGAGCAGGCAGGAGTGCCCCAAATCCACAGCACAGACAACCTCATCTACCAGGCAATTTCTGTTCACTGCCTGCcgagggagagaaaaaacagcagtctCCTAGGACCAGAGGGATTACAGTGGGACACAGCCTGCTGCGGGGGACAGCCCCTTGCCAAAGCTGCCATtggggtggagggaagaaagagtTTGTCACGGGGCTGGTACTGGCACTGACTGACAGAGAAAGGACACTGGCTGAGCTGAAACTGGGAGTACTTAAAAATACCAACTTGCAAGGGTTTctgttcctccctctctcccacccTGCTCCACTTACCTGTCTGGATATGAGAGGGTGAAAGAGCATTTGAGTCCCACAAACCCCTCTCAAACAGAGAGGATGGGGAAAAAGACCAAAGACAGATCTACTGGCTTTGGTCAGTGCTCCTTCCACCAAACCGCATCTCACCAAGCCTTTCCACACTGGCCTTGTACAGACCCAGACACGGGGACAGAGCATGATAAAGGCACAGAACAGGAGCCTGCAACCTACCACCTACCCTGCTGTCAAGGGGGTGTTTGGTTCCTGAGGTCCAGTTCCTGTCTGGCTTGCAGTGATCTTTCTGAGAAGAGGGGGAGAGGCAGCAGTCCCATCAGCAATCTTTTCCTCAGGCTCCAGCTTCACAGTGCAGGTGAAACTGCTGGTCTGAGCAGGCCAGGGCACTGATGCAGGGGACGACGcctggggaagaaagaagcatttaaaaaaggTAAGACAACAGCCTACAATATGCCAGCTGCACCATGGGAAACCAAGCCTTAGCCAAGAGGAAAGAGGCACGAGAAGACAACTGAGCCCCTTTTGAGCAGGTTCCACCAGCCAGGTATTAAATCGAGATGCCCTAACCAATAAACATCCTTGGGAAGCAACCAGTTGAGATCAGTTCCCAGTCCCTCAGACCGTGCCCTCTAGCATCCATTTCACCAGCAGGGACTGGCCCCGGTCCCAGTTGCCACACTCCAGGGAGCTCTGCCACCTGCGAGCCCAGCACAGTCCTCCTTGAGATTAACCAGTTCACACCTAATATTCACTGATGCTGTCCCCAGAACAAACAGTGTTCCCTTCACACCCCACTATCTTATACCACAGGTGGCACAGTTCGTGTTTCAGGCTGCAAGTGTGTCTCCTTGATTTGGGGGATGGTGCTTTAGTTCCTCCGTGCTTCGACGAGGCACTTGTTGCTGTGCAGCAAGAGCTTTCATGCTTGTTATAGATAAACATGCAACAGACAAACCAACTCTCTTTCTACATACATGCACCTGGGATAACATGAGATGATCATGTCATGGAGGAAAAATGAGCAatgaagaggagagaagagacatTGATGCTACTACATCATGGAAGAGATGACAAACGTGAGCGAGGACAGAGTTACTCCCAGAGAGCCTCCAAGGCTCAAGCCAGAGCAGATTCTCTGTGACAGTTATCAAACTCTCATTTACTTACGTGCACTGCAATAGGCAGGTTTATTAGAGAGGGCTCATAGGAGAAAAAAGGTGTGCGTAGGGGGTGAGGAATCCCCTGTCCTTACCAGGTTTGTCCTTTCCAACGCGCTGAGAAAAAGACTAGTCTACCATGCGACATGAAGGTATCTTTGGGAAGAGGGCATGCAGAGAGACTAGGCTGGGGTTGGAGGGCCATGGGAAGACATCTGAACACCATGGTGAGTGTTGGGAGGGAACTGTCCCTAATGAACGGCCAACCTGATCACACGCTGCAGTGTCCAGAGCTGCCCGGAGAACTCATCCTGGGCAGCCGTGTCCGAAAGACATTCTCCTGAAAATTCAAAACATCAGAGTCTTTATACAACTGGTTAACCtgaaaaaggggaaggaggcCACACTGAATCAGCCCTGCAAACCCAGGAGAGGAAGCAGGGAGCTCGCCACATCCTCTTCCAGCTAGATGAGACGGTATTGAACTCACTGGGACTAAGCAGGACAGGGTCAGGATGTGCACAGGGGCTGGGACTGCCCTGATCCTTGCTACTGTTAAGATTTTGAAGCATGTTCAAGCTGTGCATAAACAAGAATTGTTGTCTCATTTTATGTGGTGCTCCATCATCGTCACATGTTGGCTTCTCTCTcagcagaaggagggaaggagaacaacaGCGAGGCAAGGATGAGAATCTGCCAAGACCTGCAGCACCGAGCAGGCTCTCCCCATGCTGGCTCCCACCTGTCTCACCTGCTGTTCCATGCTCTCCCCTGACGACAAGGATGACgacctcctcctctccctctctgcacTCAGCTCCCTAGACCATGGAAGGGAGAAACAGAGCAAGTGTGCTGTCATACTGAGAGGTAAGACGTTCCCTCTGCCAGGAGATGGAGCCTGGGATGCAGGAGAAAAGCAGCAGACATCTTCTGCACCAGCAGTGACCATGCAGGAGGTGCCACTGCTTGGCAAGGAGATACCTGACTTCCCTCTTGCCTCCTCGCTCCAGGTAGCTGGACAGCAAGATGGAACTGGACATCCTCACCCTTTCCTGCATTTCTGGTTGTAGCTGGGGCTCTTCTCCTCACCACTGGCTTCCTGTTCCTCAGGTGCCAAGCAGCTTCTACAACAAGAGCAGTCCACCACATCTCAATATGTGAAAGAACAGTTTGGCCCCCCTTCCCACAAAAAATCTCCATGGTTTGGGCATCTGTCCAGTGTCTCTGCTCTCTTAGGATTTCAGATAAGGTAAGGCCACAGAAACAGCTGAAGAGTCAAACATTGCATTTAagggcagagggagaaaaagaaccaCTTGACTCTCAAAATAACATAGATGAAGAGCAATGAAGTACAAACCATAAGACCAGAATTCAGCACATAGCATGCCAGCCATTCCTGTTTCAGTTTTGAGTTGACTGAGAAATGCATCATAGCCAACGTGGAGAGCGCAGACCACTAATACCAGCTgcttcaaagaaaagaaactatCACAGTGATTAATTACATGGCAACAGCCTACAGGAGAAGTTCTCTCTTATATGTTTGCAGCCATGTCCTGAAGCACATGGTACAAATCCCTCACATaggagtttaaaaataaatgtaagcatTACTGTGGATCTGTCTCAAGCTGCTAAGTCTCCATCACAACTGCTCATTCACAGTCACAGCTATCTTTACATCACATCCCACCTACTTGcacttcctctcctctgccagaagTGCTGCTCTACTTCTCAGGATTTGCACAGACCACCGTCACTCTTTTTAACCTGGCTGCCCACATCTGAGGAAAGCATTACAAGTATGGCTGTACCACGGACTCTGGATAGAAAGTTTCTAATATTCTCTAGCCTTTAAATAAACCTACTATCCTTACAAGTAACTTCTTGATGGGTTTATCTTTGCTTTTCTGACAGCCACAAGTACTGCACAAATTTCCACTGAAATGTCCAAAATATTCTTAGGCCTCCCTCCTCAGATGATACTGCTACCTTAGAAACTATCTGTATACCTAGGCAATCCCAATTATTCCTTTTAGAGTGCATTACTTGTCTACACTGCTCTTCCATTACCTTGCTGTCTGGTTGTTCAGTTGAAGCAGATCAGTCTGAAGATACTCACAAGTCCCACAGTCTGTTTGTCTGGCCTGACACAGAACTCTCTCTCATCTGTagtttcttttgcttcctcttccagATCACTGACTTTTTAATGCATCAGATAACTTTAAATTCAGGCAGTCCTATATTAACTTCCTTCTCTGTTGAAAAGTGGCTTTATGATCTAGTTTCTAGGCCATACAAGCTTCCCCCTCTCACCCCAAAGCCAAATGATTTCCTTAATGGTTTGTTATGAAGAATGTTTTATTACAGACTTTGTGGAACTCCAAACTTTAGTGGATAAAGGCAATTCAGACATTTAAATTGTTTGCTGGAActtgttaaaaagagaaaaggattttCAGTAAAATCTACCTGGTTGGTCTCAGTCACAAGTCCTTGTATCAGTTCTTTCCACTTAGCAGTTCAGTTGATGCTCTTGGtaggggaattttttttaaattctccaACAGGTCAGCAGATTTCAACAAGAAATCATAGTTTGTTATTAGCAGTTTTGCCCCAGGACAGTTAGTCAATTGGCACATTTAACTAAAACCCATCAAATCCTTCATATATCCTATAATTTAAACGGCCAGTTTCTTCCAGCTCAGAGTCTGCTATTTTAAGTGTATGAGGAAAAAGAGGTCAGGCACGACCAAAGCAAGCACGTACTAAAGCAGTGCTATAAATGCTGGCTTCTGTTTAAGGGGGAGACAGAATGTGAACATACTAAGTACGAAGAAGAATGGGAACAAGCTAGCAACAACTTTTTCGGTAGGATACTTGTTTTCACTCCATACCTTTATCTTCCAAGGAGAGACTGGAGAAATGCCAGTAGAGACCTGGCTCGTACAATATCCTGTTTTAAGGAATCTCTGTACTCATAAGTGCATGGACAGTTAGCAGGAACCCACACATTTGACACAAACCATTTGTATTTCAAGGATGTGGGATGGCAGCGAGAAAAGTCACCCAGGACTCTATCCGTGAGTCCCTACCTGTATTTGGGGAGGGGAT is a genomic window of Dromaius novaehollandiae isolate bDroNov1 chromosome 11, bDroNov1.hap1, whole genome shotgun sequence containing:
- the MORC4 gene encoding MORC family CW-type zinc finger protein 4 isoform X2, with translation MSPRYLQSNSTSHARPFSAVAELLDNASDPSVTAKLFCIDVVELKGHLCLTFTDNGAGMTPHKLHRMLSFGFTEKALKRNHRGIGVYGNGFKSGSMRLGKDAIVFTKNGGALSVGLLSQTYLERVHAEAATVPLVPFNQQNKKIIVTEDSVPSLEAILEHTLFNTTEELLAQFDAIPGKKGTRILIWNIRRNKDGKPELDFDTDEYDIRLADFLAEDAEIPGKKFLPCQEVVQEFPAPETEYSLRAFCSILYLKPRMQIVLRQKKVNTQLICKSLANIEYDVYKPTFANERVKITFGFNCKKKNHYGIMMYHNNRLIKSYEKVGCQRKGEGVGVVGVIECNFLKPAQNKQDFEESKEYRRTVTVLGQKLNAYWKVKMAQMNLGSADAACIVAERPDQTWVQCEECLKWRKLPDQVDLASLPEKWFCYLHPLPKYRSCLAPEEQEASGEEKSPSYNQKCRKGELSAERERRRSSSLSSGESMEQQASSPASVPWPAQTSSFTCTVKLEPEEKIADGTAASPPLLRKITASQTGTGPQEPNTPLTAGKPSLTVKELLEKHEEQMEVSPPDLTCPSLPPFPLQKSFAVPYRNREDLVCIKQETNVGGSLHTYLLKGLPGTLSSTSHANSALRWDGCCLREETPASPSSSAGDHKETGMVQEELEDQMPNLIAERQAADLSVCVNTYRSTKDMDKRPFVAVVGVSKAAAGDEAPIQLFPFDWKERLDRPKMGKAPCLRTGDRGGELQVLNTGEQEDITEQEDMRRAMENISVELKTISAERDLLRCKVEEIEHEKCYLKTEFLKSQQELAVLRAQETEGLYWSKKHMGYRQAEVQELKAKLERSIEEKAELMERLKATEMHLEVLREAQVSCRGPERGDVKRVMEKLKNLRMNVSWLLSLVLPHLELQEINFESDQVDEILQTVLETNRMLE
- the MORC4 gene encoding MORC family CW-type zinc finger protein 4 isoform X1, producing the protein MSRRPGGEQGVRLGAMSPRYLQSNSTSHARPFSAVAELLDNASDPSVTAKLFCIDVVELKGHLCLTFTDNGAGMTPHKLHRMLSFGFTEKALKRNHRGIGVYGNGFKSGSMRLGKDAIVFTKNGGALSVGLLSQTYLERVHAEAATVPLVPFNQQNKKIIVTEDSVPSLEAILEHTLFNTTEELLAQFDAIPGKKGTRILIWNIRRNKDGKPELDFDTDEYDIRLADFLAEDAEIPGKKFLPCQEVVQEFPAPETEYSLRAFCSILYLKPRMQIVLRQKKVNTQLICKSLANIEYDVYKPTFANERVKITFGFNCKKKNHYGIMMYHNNRLIKSYEKVGCQRKGEGVGVVGVIECNFLKPAQNKQDFEESKEYRRTVTVLGQKLNAYWKVKMAQMNLGSADAACIVAERPDQTWVQCEECLKWRKLPDQVDLASLPEKWFCYLHPLPKYRSCLAPEEQEASGEEKSPSYNQKCRKGELSAERERRRSSSLSSGESMEQQASSPASVPWPAQTSSFTCTVKLEPEEKIADGTAASPPLLRKITASQTGTGPQEPNTPLTAGKPSLTVKELLEKHEEQMEVSPPDLTCPSLPPFPLQKSFAVPYRNREDLVCIKQETNVGGSLHTYLLKGLPGTLSSTSHANSALRWDGCCLREETPASPSSSAGDHKETGMVQEELEDQMPNLIAERQAADLSVCVNTYRSTKDMDKRPFVAVVGVSKAAAGDEAPIQLFPFDWKERLDRPKMGKAPCLRTGDRGGELQVLNTGEQEDITEQEDMRRAMENISVELKTISAERDLLRCKVEEIEHEKCYLKTEFLKSQQELAVLRAQETEGLYWSKKHMGYRQAEVQELKAKLERSIEEKAELMERLKATEMHLEVLREAQVSCRGPERGDVKRVMEKLKNLRMNVSWLLSLVLPHLELQEINFESDQVDEILQTVLETNRMLE